A portion of the uncultured Bacteroides sp. genome contains these proteins:
- a CDS encoding Nramp family divalent metal transporter, translating into MRNILNDLKRKDHKRHLGGLDIFRYIGPGLLVTVGFIDPGNWASNFAAGSEFGYSLLWVVTLSTIMLIVLQHNVAHLGIVTGLCLSEAATQYTPKWISRPILGTAVLASISTSLAEILGGAIALQMLFDIPIIWGAILTTAFVSVMLFTNSYKKIERSIIAFVSVIGISFIYELFLVEIDWPLAARGWVTPVIPDGSMLIIMSVLGAVVMPHNLFLHSEVIQSHEYNKKDDASIKRVLKYELYDTLFSMIVGWAINSAMILLAAATFFKSGIRVEELQQAKSLLEPLLGSNAAIVFALALLMAGISSTITSGMAAGSIFSGIFGEPYHIKDIHSLFGVILSLGLALLIIFFIGDPFKGLIISQMILSIQLPFTVFLQVGLTSSSKVMGKYVNSKWSTFVLYSIAVIVTVLNIMLLFS; encoded by the coding sequence ATGCGAAATATACTCAATGATTTAAAACGGAAAGACCACAAACGTCATTTGGGTGGTCTGGACATATTCAGATATATAGGCCCCGGTTTGTTGGTTACTGTGGGTTTCATTGATCCTGGTAACTGGGCTTCTAACTTTGCAGCAGGTTCTGAATTTGGCTATTCTCTCCTTTGGGTGGTTACACTTTCTACTATTATGCTCATCGTATTGCAGCATAACGTGGCTCATTTGGGCATCGTTACCGGTCTTTGCTTGTCTGAAGCTGCTACACAGTACACTCCCAAGTGGATATCGCGACCTATACTGGGCACTGCAGTATTGGCCTCTATCTCTACTTCGTTGGCCGAAATACTGGGTGGAGCTATCGCTTTGCAAATGTTATTCGATATACCTATTATATGGGGAGCCATTCTTACCACCGCCTTTGTCTCTGTCATGCTATTTACCAATTCTTATAAGAAGATAGAACGCTCGATCATTGCATTTGTCTCCGTCATTGGAATTTCTTTTATTTACGAACTGTTTTTGGTGGAGATCGATTGGCCGCTTGCTGCCCGTGGATGGGTTACACCCGTTATCCCCGATGGCAGTATGCTCATCATTATGAGTGTGCTGGGAGCTGTGGTGATGCCACACAATCTATTCTTGCATTCCGAGGTCATCCAGAGTCATGAATACAATAAAAAAGACGACGCTTCCATTAAACGTGTGTTGAAATACGAACTGTATGACACACTATTTTCAATGATCGTAGGATGGGCCATCAATAGTGCCATGATTCTTTTGGCAGCGGCTACTTTCTTTAAAAGCGGTATTCGTGTAGAAGAGTTGCAACAAGCCAAATCTCTGTTGGAGCCCTTGCTAGGCAGTAACGCAGCCATTGTTTTTGCTTTGGCATTGCTTATGGCGGGCATTTCATCTACCATCACAAGCGGTATGGCTGCGGGATCCATCTTTTCAGGCATTTTTGGTGAGCCTTATCACATCAAAGATATTCACTCACTATTTGGTGTTATTCTCTCTCTAGGCCTTGCGTTACTGATTATTTTTTTCATTGGAGATCCGTTTAAAGGCTTGATCATTTCGCAAATGATATTGAGCATTCAATTACCATTTACTGTCTTTTTGCAGGTGGGTCTTACGTCTTCATCCAAAGTAATGGGTAAATATGTAAATAGCAAATGGAGTACTTTTGTGTTGTATTCCATTGCAGTGATCGTTACAGTATTAAACATCATGCTATTATTCTCTTGA
- a CDS encoding TIGR03905 family TSCPD domain-containing protein produces MKHNYKTKGTCSTNIELDVEDGVVKEVFFWGGCNGNLQGISRLVKDMPVNKIIETLEGIRCGGRATSCPDQLCKALHEIGY; encoded by the coding sequence ATGAAACATAATTATAAAACGAAGGGTACATGCAGTACCAACATTGAGCTTGACGTAGAGGACGGTGTTGTGAAAGAGGTATTCTTCTGGGGAGGTTGCAACGGCAATCTTCAAGGCATTTCCCGTTTAGTGAAGGACATGCCTGTGAATAAGATCATTGAAACTCTTGAAGGCATTCGTTGTGGAGGACGAGCAACTTCATGTCCCGATCAATTATGCAAAGCACTTCATGAAATAGGATATTGA
- a CDS encoding YebC/PmpR family DNA-binding transcriptional regulator, which yields MGRAFEYRKATKMKRWGNMARTFTRIGKQIAIAVKAGGPDAENNPHLRAVIANAKRENMPKDNVERAIKNAMGKDQKDYKEMVYEGYGPFGIAVLVETATDNTTRTVANVRSIFNKLGGTLGTSGSLDFMFSHKSVFTIAKKEGMSVEDLILELIEFGVDEDVDEDGDEITLYGEFQSFNLIQTYLEENGYEIKSSEFTRIPTDEKELTPEQRATIEKMVDRFEDDEDVQNVYTNMKPELEEE from the coding sequence ATGGGAAGAGCGTTTGAGTATAGAAAAGCGACGAAGATGAAAAGATGGGGCAATATGGCCCGTACATTCACGAGAATAGGTAAACAAATTGCAATTGCTGTAAAGGCAGGTGGACCGGATGCAGAGAATAATCCTCACTTAAGAGCGGTAATAGCCAATGCTAAACGCGAAAACATGCCGAAAGATAATGTGGAACGTGCTATCAAAAATGCGATGGGAAAAGACCAAAAAGACTACAAGGAAATGGTCTATGAAGGTTATGGCCCCTTCGGCATTGCTGTGTTGGTGGAGACGGCTACAGATAACACAACTCGTACAGTAGCCAACGTACGTAGTATCTTCAATAAACTGGGAGGAACGCTGGGCACATCAGGTAGTCTGGATTTCATGTTCAGCCACAAATCTGTATTCACTATCGCTAAGAAAGAGGGCATGTCTGTTGAAGACCTTATTCTCGAACTCATAGAGTTTGGAGTAGACGAAGATGTGGATGAAGATGGAGATGAAATCACACTTTATGGTGAATTCCAGTCTTTTAACCTCATTCAGACTTATCTGGAAGAAAACGGTTACGAGATAAAGAGCTCTGAGTTTACTCGTATACCAACGGATGAAAAAGAACTTACTCCGGAACAACGTGCTACGATTGAGAAAATGGTAGACCGCTTTGAAGACGATGAAGACGTGCAAAATGTGTACACTAACATGAAGCCAGAGTTAGAAGAAGAGTAA
- the pheT gene encoding phenylalanine--tRNA ligase subunit beta, whose protein sequence is MNISYNWLKEYVDFDLTPDEVAAALTSIGLETGGVEEVQTIKGGLEGLVIGEVLTCIEHPNSDHLHITTVNLGDGEPTQIVCGASNVAAGQKVVVATLGAKLYDGDDCFTIKKSKIRGIESIGMICAEDEIGIGTSHDGIIVLPAEAVPGTPAKDYYNIKSDYVLEVDITPNRADACSHYGVARDLYAYLLQNGYKTSLIRPSVDAFSIDNNDLDIQVTVENSEACPRYAGVSVKGVTVKESPAWLQDKLRIIGIRPINNVVDITNYIVHAFGQPLHCFDAAKIKGNSVVVKTMPEGTPFVTLDGVERKLADRDLMICNKEEAMCIAGVFGGLDSGSTETTTDVFLESAYFHPTWVRKTARRHGLNTDASFRFERGIDPNATLYCLKLAALMVKELAGGTVACGIKDVCAAPPAEDFIVELTYEKVNTLIGKVISVETIKSIVASLEMKITNETAEGLTLAVPPYRVDVQRDVDVIEDILRIYGYNNVEIPNTLKSSLTTKGEADKSNKRQNLVSEQLVGCGFNEILNNSLTRAAYYDGLETYASANLVMLMNPLSADLNCMRQTLLFGGLESIAHNANRKNADLKFFEFGNCYYFNADKKNPEKVLAAYNEDYHLGLWISGKKVSNSWAHADEDSSVYELKAYVENILQRLGFDLQNLVIGNLTDDVFAAALSVHTKGGKKLATFGVVAKKLLKAFDIDNEVYYADLNWKELMKAIKSVKVSYQELSKFPAVKRDLALLIDRNITFAEIEKIAYETEKKLLRDVSLFDVYEGKNLEAGKKSYAVSFLLQDETQTLNEKTIDKVMSKLVKNMEDKLGAKLR, encoded by the coding sequence ATGAATATCTCTTATAATTGGCTGAAAGAGTATGTCGACTTTGACTTAACCCCTGACGAAGTGGCGGCTGCGCTTACTTCTATTGGATTGGAAACAGGTGGTGTGGAAGAGGTTCAAACCATTAAAGGCGGCCTGGAAGGGCTTGTCATTGGCGAAGTGCTGACATGCATCGAACATCCCAATTCTGACCATTTACACATTACCACTGTTAACTTGGGTGATGGCGAACCAACACAGATTGTGTGCGGTGCTTCCAATGTTGCTGCAGGACAGAAAGTAGTTGTGGCTACTCTGGGTGCAAAACTTTATGATGGTGATGATTGCTTTACGATTAAGAAATCAAAAATACGTGGGATTGAGTCTATCGGCATGATTTGTGCAGAAGATGAAATTGGCATAGGTACCTCTCACGACGGTATAATTGTTCTTCCGGCTGAAGCCGTTCCGGGCACACCAGCCAAAGATTATTATAATATCAAAAGCGACTACGTGCTTGAGGTGGATATCACACCTAATCGTGCAGATGCTTGTTCGCACTATGGAGTAGCTCGTGACTTGTATGCTTACCTTCTTCAAAACGGATACAAAACGTCTCTGATTCGCCCTTCGGTAGATGCGTTTTCCATTGATAATAATGATTTGGACATTCAGGTGACGGTGGAGAACAGCGAAGCATGTCCTCGATATGCTGGTGTTTCTGTAAAAGGAGTAACGGTAAAAGAAAGCCCGGCATGGTTGCAGGATAAACTGCGTATCATTGGCATTCGTCCTATAAATAATGTAGTAGACATCACCAATTATATTGTGCATGCTTTCGGTCAACCTTTGCATTGTTTTGATGCTGCGAAAATCAAAGGAAATAGCGTTGTGGTGAAAACAATGCCCGAAGGTACTCCTTTTGTTACTCTTGACGGGGTAGAACGTAAGTTGGCCGACCGTGATTTAATGATTTGCAACAAAGAAGAGGCGATGTGTATTGCCGGTGTATTTGGTGGACTAGATTCTGGTTCTACTGAAACAACCACTGATGTATTTTTGGAAAGTGCTTATTTTCATCCTACGTGGGTTCGTAAAACTGCTCGTCGTCACGGATTGAACACCGATGCTTCTTTCCGTTTCGAAAGAGGTATAGACCCCAACGCCACTCTCTACTGCCTGAAGCTTGCCGCTTTGATGGTAAAAGAGTTGGCTGGTGGTACTGTGGCATGTGGAATCAAAGATGTATGTGCTGCTCCTCCTGCTGAAGATTTTATAGTGGAGCTTACTTATGAGAAAGTGAATACGCTAATTGGAAAAGTGATTTCGGTAGAGACGATAAAAAGCATCGTTGCCAGCCTGGAAATGAAGATTACAAATGAAACAGCCGAAGGACTTACGCTAGCCGTTCCTCCTTATCGGGTAGATGTGCAGCGCGATGTGGATGTGATAGAAGATATCCTGCGTATTTATGGATATAATAATGTAGAAATACCCAACACCTTAAAATCAAGCCTTACCACAAAAGGAGAGGCTGATAAATCGAACAAACGGCAAAACCTTGTGTCTGAACAACTTGTGGGGTGTGGGTTCAATGAAATATTGAATAACTCATTGACTCGTGCTGCTTATTATGACGGCTTGGAAACATACGCTTCGGCTAACTTGGTGATGCTGATGAATCCTTTGAGTGCCGACCTAAACTGTATGCGTCAGACACTCTTGTTTGGTGGTTTGGAAAGTATAGCTCATAATGCCAATCGCAAAAATGCCGATTTGAAGTTCTTTGAGTTTGGCAATTGCTACTACTTCAACGCCGATAAAAAGAACCCTGAAAAGGTGCTGGCTGCTTATAATGAAGATTATCATTTAGGTTTGTGGATTAGCGGTAAAAAAGTATCTAATTCATGGGCTCATGCAGACGAAGACAGTTCTGTGTACGAGTTAAAAGCGTATGTGGAAAATATCCTTCAACGCCTTGGATTTGATCTGCAGAATCTGGTAATAGGCAATCTTACCGATGATGTTTTTGCAGCCGCACTTTCGGTACATACCAAAGGAGGGAAAAAACTTGCTACCTTCGGCGTTGTTGCCAAAAAGCTTTTAAAGGCGTTTGATATCGACAATGAAGTCTATTACGCCGACCTTAATTGGAAAGAGCTAATGAAAGCCATTAAATCAGTAAAAGTAAGCTATCAAGAGTTATCAAAATTCCCCGCAGTGAAGCGAGATTTGGCTTTGCTTATCGATCGAAATATTACGTTTGCCGAGATTGAAAAAATAGCCTACGAGACAGAGAAAAAACTACTTCGTGATGTTTCCTTATTTGATGTTTACGAAGGTAAAAATCTGGAAGCCGGTAAAAAATCGTATGCAGTGAGCTTCTTGCTTCAAGATGAAACGCAAACACTGAACGAGAAAACGATTGATAAAGTGATGTCAAAACTGGTAAAAAACATGGAAGACAAGCTAGGGGCTAAGTTGAGGTAG
- a CDS encoding sugar MFS transporter encodes MKIVKTKDGISYLWPFILVTSLFFLWGFAHSILDVLNKHFQEVLVISKARSALIQAVVYGGYFLMALPAGAFIKRYGYRKGVILGLLLYAVGAFMFIPGSKMMSFEFFLASLFIIGCGLTCLETAANPYITVLGEPEYGAGRLNLAQSFNGLGWILGPLVGGLVLFDGGDISFPYIGIGCLVVLVAFFFMRIRLPEVKEELIDEAEGVEKGLWKYPHFTWGVVALFCYVAAQTGINSFFINYVTEANLGFNNSDAAMLLSFGGMGLFMFGRFLGSWLMNRIPAEWLLIYFSVGASLCMLLVIVGLGWLSISALFVCYLFESIMFPTIFALSIRKLGGHTKKASSFLIMAIVGGAVAPVLMGFIGEHNMAIGFIVPLVCFFVIAGYSIMYRRISRS; translated from the coding sequence ATGAAAATAGTAAAGACAAAAGACGGTATCTCTTACCTTTGGCCCTTTATTCTGGTCACTTCTCTTTTCTTTCTGTGGGGCTTTGCTCATAGTATTCTCGATGTGCTGAACAAGCATTTTCAGGAAGTACTGGTCATTTCGAAAGCCCGATCGGCTTTGATACAGGCAGTGGTTTATGGCGGTTATTTCTTGATGGCTTTGCCGGCAGGTGCTTTCATCAAGCGCTATGGGTATCGGAAAGGGGTGATACTAGGTTTACTACTCTATGCTGTAGGCGCTTTTATGTTTATACCGGGCAGTAAGATGATGTCATTTGAATTCTTTCTGGCATCGCTGTTCATCATCGGCTGCGGACTCACTTGTCTTGAAACGGCTGCGAATCCTTACATTACGGTGCTTGGAGAACCGGAATACGGTGCAGGCAGATTAAATCTGGCACAGTCGTTCAATGGTTTGGGATGGATACTCGGCCCACTGGTAGGAGGTTTAGTTCTCTTTGATGGTGGCGATATCTCATTCCCATATATAGGTATAGGATGTTTGGTTGTTCTTGTAGCCTTCTTCTTTATGCGCATTCGCCTGCCAGAAGTGAAAGAGGAACTGATTGATGAAGCAGAGGGCGTTGAAAAGGGACTATGGAAGTATCCTCATTTCACTTGGGGGGTAGTTGCCTTGTTTTGCTACGTAGCTGCTCAGACAGGAATCAATAGTTTTTTCATCAACTATGTGACCGAGGCAAACCTAGGTTTCAACAATAGTGATGCCGCCATGTTACTTTCGTTTGGAGGGATGGGGCTATTCATGTTTGGTCGCTTTCTGGGTAGCTGGTTGATGAATCGCATACCTGCCGAATGGCTGCTTATTTATTTTTCTGTAGGTGCTTCGCTATGCATGCTTTTAGTGATAGTCGGTTTGGGATGGCTTTCTATATCGGCATTGTTCGTTTGCTATTTGTTCGAGTCGATCATGTTTCCTACTATTTTCGCTTTGTCCATTCGTAAGCTGGGAGGACATACCAAAAAAGCTTCTTCATTTCTTATCATGGCCATCGTTGGTGGGGCTGTTGCTCCTGTATTGATGGGTTTTATTGGTGAACATAACATGGCCATCGGTTTCATTGTACCTCTTGTCTGTTTCTTTGTGATTGCCGGATATTCGATTATGTATAGACGCATATCTCGTAGCTAA
- a CDS encoding bifunctional fucokinase/fucose-1-phosphate guanylyltransferase — translation MHKLLSLPPNLVTCFHELEGVQSTDWFCTSDPIGTKLGSGGGTAWLLEECYRQTGHNVSFDQWLEKEKRILLHAGGQSRRLPGYAPSGKILTPIPVFRWERGQQLGQNLLSLQLPLYEIMSLAPDSLHTLIASGDVYIRSEKPLQVIPEADVVCYGLWVDPSLATHHGVYVSDRNHPGELDFMIQKPSLAELESLSKTHLFLMDVGIWLLSDKAIKLLMKRSHKENADELSYYDLYSEFGLSLGGHPRLADEEINMLSVAILPLPGGEFYHYGTSRELISSTVAIQNKVYDQRQIMHRRIKPNPAMFVQNASVQVPLSPVNADIWIENSFIASQWLLGSKQIITGVPVNDWTLFLPDGVCVDVVPVGEKEWIARPYGIDDVFKGDLASVVTRFTGIPFSEWMEKRGLTSVDLKGVNTTDIQSAALFPVVTNVEDLGKVLRWMISEPTLEEGKAIWLQVNRLSADEISASANLKRLYEQREAFCKENWQTLANNHEKSIFYQLDLANAAEEFVHLHVDEPVILPDDALLMSRIHNHMLRSRILKLKGQEAKTEEQAAFELLRDGLLGEIQDKKSLPSLSVYPDQIVWGRSPVRIDVAGGWTDTPPYALYSGGNVVNLAIELNGQPPLQVYVKPCTEPHIVLRSIDMGALEVVDSYEELQNYKKIGSPFSIPKAALVLAGFSPDFSAKKYATLQDQLKDFGAGIEVTLLAAIPAGSGLGTSSILASTVLGAINDFCGLAWDKCEICRRTLVLEQLLTTGGGWQDQYGGVLHGIKLLQTESGFSQDPLVRWLPDYLFNQPEYKACHLLYYTGITRTAKGILAEIVSSMFLNSSVHLALLSEMKFHALDMSEAIQRGNFAEYGHLVGKSWMQNKALDYGTNPPAVEAIIHLIKDYTLGYKLPGAGGGGYLYMIAKDLQAAIRIREILTEHAPNPRARFVEMTLSDKGLQISRS, via the coding sequence ATGCATAAATTACTTTCTTTGCCGCCCAATTTGGTGACTTGCTTTCACGAACTCGAAGGTGTTCAGTCTACCGATTGGTTCTGTACTTCAGATCCTATTGGAACCAAGCTTGGATCCGGTGGTGGCACCGCTTGGTTGCTCGAAGAGTGTTACAGGCAAACAGGTCACAATGTTTCATTTGACCAATGGTTAGAAAAAGAAAAACGTATCTTGCTGCATGCCGGCGGACAAAGTAGACGTTTGCCCGGATATGCTCCTTCGGGTAAAATATTAACCCCGATACCTGTATTTCGGTGGGAGAGAGGACAACAGTTGGGACAGAATCTTCTTTCATTGCAACTGCCACTTTATGAGATCATGTCTCTTGCCCCCGATTCATTACACACACTTATCGCCAGTGGAGATGTTTATATCCGTTCCGAAAAACCTTTGCAGGTAATTCCTGAAGCAGATGTAGTGTGTTATGGCCTTTGGGTAGATCCTTCTCTGGCAACGCATCACGGTGTGTATGTTTCCGACAGAAATCATCCGGGCGAACTTGATTTTATGATTCAGAAACCATCTTTGGCCGAACTCGAAAGTCTTTCAAAAACACATTTGTTTCTGATGGATGTCGGCATCTGGCTACTGAGTGACAAAGCTATAAAGTTGCTTATGAAGCGTTCTCATAAAGAGAATGCCGATGAACTTTCTTATTATGATCTATACTCCGAATTTGGACTTTCATTGGGAGGCCACCCACGATTAGCTGATGAAGAAATCAATATGCTATCGGTTGCCATTCTACCTTTGCCCGGTGGTGAGTTCTATCATTATGGCACAAGTCGCGAGCTTATTTCATCCACAGTAGCCATACAAAATAAGGTGTACGATCAACGGCAGATTATGCATCGCAGGATAAAGCCAAATCCGGCTATGTTTGTGCAAAATGCTTCTGTGCAAGTGCCGCTTTCTCCCGTAAACGCGGATATTTGGATAGAAAACAGTTTCATTGCTTCACAATGGTTGCTGGGAAGTAAACAGATCATTACCGGTGTGCCTGTGAATGACTGGACATTGTTCTTGCCCGATGGCGTATGTGTGGATGTAGTACCCGTTGGAGAAAAAGAGTGGATAGCTCGTCCGTATGGCATTGATGATGTATTTAAAGGAGATCTAGCCAGTGTAGTAACACGCTTCACAGGCATACCGTTCAGTGAATGGATGGAAAAAAGAGGGCTTACATCAGTTGATTTGAAAGGAGTCAACACAACTGATATCCAGTCTGCTGCTCTGTTCCCTGTTGTGACAAACGTAGAAGATTTGGGCAAAGTGCTTCGTTGGATGATTTCCGAGCCTACACTTGAAGAAGGGAAGGCTATTTGGCTACAAGTCAATCGATTATCAGCAGATGAAATATCTGCTTCTGCCAATCTGAAGAGGTTGTATGAACAACGTGAGGCGTTCTGCAAAGAGAATTGGCAGACGCTTGCCAATAATCACGAAAAGAGTATTTTCTATCAACTCGATCTGGCTAATGCCGCAGAAGAGTTTGTACACTTGCATGTGGATGAACCGGTCATACTGCCCGACGATGCTTTGTTGATGTCGAGAATACACAACCACATGCTGCGCTCACGTATTCTTAAACTAAAGGGACAAGAAGCTAAAACAGAAGAGCAGGCTGCTTTCGAGTTACTTCGTGATGGCCTTTTAGGAGAAATACAGGATAAGAAAAGTCTTCCTTCGCTGAGCGTTTATCCCGATCAGATAGTGTGGGGGCGTAGTCCTGTGCGCATTGATGTAGCTGGTGGATGGACGGACACTCCACCTTATGCGCTTTATTCGGGTGGCAATGTGGTCAATTTGGCAATAGAACTGAATGGTCAACCTCCTTTACAAGTCTATGTGAAACCCTGCACAGAACCTCACATCGTTCTTCGCTCTATCGATATGGGAGCTTTGGAAGTGGTCGACAGCTACGAAGAATTGCAAAATTACAAAAAGATTGGCTCTCCGTTTTCTATTCCCAAGGCGGCGCTTGTGCTGGCGGGATTCTCACCCGACTTTTCGGCTAAAAAATATGCTACCTTGCAAGATCAACTAAAAGATTTCGGTGCAGGCATCGAAGTAACCTTGTTGGCAGCTATCCCGGCAGGTTCAGGATTGGGTACCAGTTCTATCCTTGCATCTACTGTGTTGGGTGCCATCAATGACTTTTGCGGACTGGCTTGGGATAAATGCGAAATATGTCGTCGCACACTGGTACTCGAACAATTACTCACCACAGGTGGCGGTTGGCAAGATCAATATGGTGGCGTGCTTCATGGTATCAAGTTGCTGCAAACCGAAAGTGGTTTTTCGCAAGATCCGTTGGTGCGCTGGTTGCCCGATTACCTCTTCAATCAGCCCGAATACAAAGCGTGTCACTTGTTATACTACACAGGCATCACACGCACAGCAAAGGGTATCTTGGCCGAAATTGTCAGTTCCATGTTTCTCAATTCATCCGTTCACCTTGCCTTACTCTCCGAAATGAAATTTCATGCTTTGGATATGAGTGAAGCCATTCAACGAGGAAACTTTGCAGAATATGGACATTTGGTAGGCAAATCGTGGATGCAGAATAAAGCATTGGACTATGGTACTAATCCACCGGCTGTGGAGGCGATCATTCATTTGATAAAAGACTATACGTTAGGCTACAAGCTACCCGGAGCTGGTGGTGGTGGTTATCTTTATATGATTGCCAAAGACTTGCAAGCGGCTATCCGTATCCGTGAAATATTGACGGAACATGCGCCTAATCCGCGGGCACGCTTTGTTGAGATGACACTATCAGATAAAGGCTTACAAATTTCTCGTTCATAA
- the dnaB gene encoding replicative DNA helicase, translated as MPEQRKNARSTTRPKPQPVNDYGRLQPQALELEEAVIGALMIEKDAYSQVSEILRPESFYEHRHQLIYAAITDLAVQQKPVDILTVTEQLRKRGELEDVGGPFYITQLSSKVASSAHIEYHARIIAQKYLARQLITFSSDIETKAFDETLDVDDLMQEAEGKLFEISQRNLKKDYTQINPIIAEAYELLQKAAARTDGLSGLESGFTKLDKMTSGWQNSDLVIIAARPAMGKTAFVLSMARNIAVNFRNPVALFSLEMSNVQLVNRLIVNVCEIPGEKIKSGQLVAYEWQQLDYKLKDLIDAPLYVDDTPSLSVFELRTKARRLVREHGVKIIIIDYLQLMNASGMSYGSRQEEVSTISRSLKGLAKELNIPIIALSQLNRGVENREGIEGKRPQLSDLRESGAIEQDADMVCFIHRPEYYKIYSDDKGNDLRGMAEIIIAKHRNGATGDVLLRFKAEYAKFQNPDDDMIIPMPDAGAMLGSRLNNIAGGSVPPPHVESAPIPNNPFGGPGDNGPLPF; from the coding sequence ATGCCGGAACAAAGAAAAAACGCACGCAGCACTACCAGACCCAAACCACAGCCTGTGAACGATTATGGTCGACTACAACCTCAGGCTCTAGAGTTGGAAGAGGCGGTTATCGGTGCATTGATGATTGAAAAAGATGCTTATTCTCAGGTAAGTGAAATTCTCCGCCCCGAATCGTTTTACGAACATAGACATCAACTTATATATGCTGCCATCACCGATTTGGCTGTGCAGCAAAAACCGGTGGATATCCTCACCGTAACGGAGCAACTTCGCAAACGGGGCGAACTGGAAGATGTAGGTGGACCGTTTTATATTACTCAACTTAGTAGCAAGGTTGCCTCTTCGGCACACATTGAATATCATGCCCGCATCATTGCTCAGAAATACCTGGCGCGTCAACTGATCACTTTTAGTAGTGACATAGAGACCAAAGCTTTTGATGAAACGCTCGATGTGGACGATTTGATGCAGGAGGCAGAAGGTAAGCTCTTTGAAATTTCTCAGCGTAATCTGAAGAAAGACTATACACAGATTAATCCAATCATTGCCGAAGCTTACGAATTATTGCAAAAAGCTGCCGCCCGTACAGATGGTTTGAGTGGCTTGGAAAGTGGTTTTACGAAACTGGATAAGATGACCTCTGGGTGGCAGAACTCTGACCTTGTGATCATCGCTGCCCGTCCTGCAATGGGAAAGACAGCTTTCGTACTTTCCATGGCAAGAAACATTGCGGTTAACTTTCGCAACCCTGTAGCCCTGTTTTCACTAGAAATGAGTAACGTTCAGTTGGTCAACCGTCTGATCGTAAATGTGTGTGAGATTCCGGGTGAAAAGATTAAAAGTGGACAATTGGTGGCTTACGAATGGCAACAATTAGACTATAAACTGAAAGATTTGATTGACGCACCACTCTATGTGGATGATACCCCTTCGCTTTCTGTCTTTGAACTTCGTACCAAAGCCCGTCGTCTGGTAAGAGAACATGGAGTCAAAATCATCATCATTGATTACCTTCAGTTGATGAATGCCAGCGGTATGTCTTACGGTAGCAGACAGGAAGAGGTTAGTACGATCTCTCGTTCGCTCAAGGGATTGGCTAAGGAACTTAATATCCCTATCATTGCTTTGTCTCAGTTAAATCGTGGAGTGGAGAATCGCGAAGGCATTGAAGGTAAACGTCCGCAATTGAGCGACCTTCGTGAGTCTGGTGCCATAGAGCAGGATGCCGATATGGTTTGTTTCATCCACCGTCCCGAGTATTACAAGATCTATTCCGATGATAAAGGAAATGATCTTCGAGGCATGGCTGAAATTATCATTGCCAAGCATCGTAATGGTGCTACCGGTGATGTCTTGCTTCGGTTTAAAGCCGAATATGCTAAGTTTCAGAATCCGGATGACGATATGATTATTCCGATGCCTGATGCCGGTGCTATGCTTGGTTCACGATTGAATAATATTGCCGGAGGGAGCGTTCCTCCTCCACATGTAGAAAGTGCGCCTATACCCAATAATCCTTTTGGTGGGCCGGGAGATAACGGACCATTACCTTTTTAA